A window of the Candidatus Cloacimonadota bacterium genome harbors these coding sequences:
- a CDS encoding prepilin peptidase — MTPLFVIYFFIFIIGAGIGSFLNVCISRIPNKKSIVFPPSICANCGKKVKPYDNIPIISYLILRGKCRFCSEKIPIHHFIVEIVTPLLYILIFTLCDNQFSFLFFKYIFFISVCIIIFFIDFKHKIIPNILTLPLIVIGFGLVFFKNNDVSYISSLIGAGFGFLLFWGLAVLFYRVTNKEGLGGGDIKLITAIGAFIGFYGTLFVILSSSFLAIIIIVIFQRDKSKYFPYGPFLVLASMLYVFFGKNLIEYYLYFF; from the coding sequence ATGACACCACTATTCGTGATTTATTTTTTTATATTTATTATTGGGGCTGGTATCGGAAGTTTTTTAAATGTCTGCATTTCTAGAATTCCCAATAAAAAATCTATTGTGTTTCCTCCGTCAATTTGTGCGAATTGTGGGAAGAAAGTAAAACCATATGATAATATTCCAATTATTAGTTATTTAATATTAAGAGGGAAATGCAGATTCTGTTCGGAAAAAATTCCAATCCATCATTTTATTGTAGAAATAGTTACCCCACTTCTTTATATTCTTATTTTCACATTGTGTGATAACCAATTTTCATTCCTCTTTTTTAAATACATTTTTTTTATTTCGGTTTGTATAATTATTTTTTTTATTGATTTCAAACACAAGATCATCCCCAATATATTAACCTTACCCTTGATAGTAATCGGATTTGGGTTGGTTTTTTTTAAAAATAATGATGTTTCTTATATTTCTTCGTTAATTGGTGCGGGTTTTGGATTTTTACTTTTTTGGGGATTGGCAGTTTTGTTTTATCGTGTTACAAACAAAGAGGGGCTTGGTGGTGGAGATATCAAATTGATCACAGCAATCGGGGCTTTTATCGGATTTTACGGAACTTTGTTTGTGATTTTGTCTTCTTCATTTCTGGCTATCATAATCATTGTTATTTTTCAACGAGATAAAAGTAAATATTTTCCTTATGGTCCTTTTTTGGTGTTAGCCTCAATGCTATATGTTTTTTTCGGCAAAAATTTAATAGAATATTATTTGTATTTTTTCTGA
- a CDS encoding type II secretion system F family protein encodes MAVFDYIVKDDKGIRVEGSIKTSSMDEAIDKLTKEGNTIISVKSADEGAFKGRLSLFDRLIFGIYKIRTGVRLSVLVFFTRQLATMFSAGLTLEKSITNLAKDEKSKKFRKVLFKLTEDIKKGFSLSEAMDQHPGVFSALYVSLVKAGEVSGTLHTVLDDLAIYLENMQDTRRKVWSAMTYPIFILTFVAIVVWGLFYFVIPMFAKVYANFHADLPGPTLTAIAISNVVSANLFYTVLFLLAFAMIFVLFYLSDKGRYFIDMLLLKIPVVGTMLEYSIMSKFARTFSILMYAGIPITEALELVENVVQNAVTESAVRKARIMIKEGYTVAGAFKKTGVFPSTIIQLLATGEESGELDKLIRKAAEYYEKLLNSIINRLTSLIEPILVIIMAVLVGSIIIVTYLPVFKLGMAINAGTR; translated from the coding sequence ATGGCTGTATTTGATTATATTGTAAAAGACGATAAAGGAATTAGGGTTGAAGGGTCAATAAAAACCTCTTCAATGGATGAGGCAATTGATAAGCTGACAAAAGAAGGAAATACGATAATTTCCGTCAAATCCGCTGATGAAGGTGCTTTTAAAGGGAGATTGTCCCTATTTGATCGCCTGATTTTTGGTATTTATAAAATCAGAACAGGTGTGCGTTTAAGTGTTTTGGTTTTTTTTACAAGACAGCTTGCCACCATGTTCTCTGCCGGATTGACGCTTGAAAAATCAATTACGAATTTAGCAAAAGATGAAAAAAGCAAAAAATTCAGAAAAGTATTATTTAAACTGACAGAGGATATCAAGAAAGGCTTTAGTCTTTCCGAAGCTATGGATCAGCATCCGGGTGTTTTCAGTGCTTTATATGTTTCCTTGGTAAAAGCTGGAGAAGTGTCCGGTACTTTGCACACTGTTTTGGATGATCTCGCCATTTATCTTGAAAATATGCAGGATACTCGCAGAAAAGTATGGTCTGCTATGACTTATCCCATATTTATCCTTACATTTGTAGCTATTGTCGTTTGGGGGCTGTTCTATTTTGTCATTCCCATGTTTGCAAAAGTTTATGCGAATTTCCATGCAGATTTGCCGGGACCAACTTTAACAGCTATCGCTATCAGTAATGTTGTTAGTGCTAATTTGTTTTACACGGTTTTATTTTTATTAGCGTTTGCTATGATCTTTGTTTTATTTTATTTATCAGATAAAGGCAGATATTTTATTGATATGCTTCTTTTAAAAATTCCTGTGGTTGGAACAATGTTAGAATATTCCATAATGAGTAAATTTGCCAGAACTTTCAGCATTCTTATGTATGCCGGTATTCCTATTACCGAGGCATTGGAATTGGTAGAAAATGTTGTCCAAAATGCCGTAACAGAATCGGCTGTGCGGAAAGCGAGAATTATGATAAAAGAAGGATATACCGTGGCAGGTGCTTTCAAAAAAACGGGAGTATTTCCTTCTACAATTATCCAATTATTAGCCACAGGAGAAGAAAGCGGAGAACTGGATAAATTGATCAGAAAAGCTGCTGAATATTATGAAAAATTACTCAACTCGATAATTAACAGACTTACCTCTCTGATTGAACCTATTTTAGTAATTATTATGGCTGTCCTCGTTGGTTCAATAATTATTGTTACCTACTTACCTGTTTTCAAACTTGGTATGGCTATCAATGCCGGAACAAGATAA
- a CDS encoding Ig-like domain-containing protein: VQVAALLNDCYGNPVSNGTAVYFSLVADSPWVSIEGSATVGNENTNGDSLLGTAFTFLTYEGSHTNDTVVISVEVSDFTDTDEVILPIQFPVIDMVPVPMHVEWLVGSDENPRYVEIWVTVKDGQNNPISNQEIVFSSDLGTPGYGAPYNFQTSYTGLTDQDGFLSQDYQFEYYECPPSVPPPGIKTPTINAQILGTQTQNNVTVILSNYH, encoded by the coding sequence AAGTACAGGTTGCAGCACTTCTAAATGATTGTTATGGCAATCCGGTTTCAAACGGAACTGCTGTTTATTTCTCTCTTGTAGCTGATTCACCCTGGGTTTCCATTGAAGGTAGTGCTACTGTGGGTAATGAAAACACAAACGGTGATTCTTTATTAGGGACAGCATTCACATTTTTAACCTATGAAGGCTCCCATACAAATGATACTGTTGTTATATCCGTAGAAGTTAGTGATTTTACAGATACAGATGAAGTAATTCTCCCAATTCAATTCCCGGTAATTGATATGGTTCCAGTACCTATGCACGTAGAATGGTTAGTGGGTAGTGATGAAAACCCCCGTTATGTAGAAATTTGGGTAACTGTAAAAGATGGACAGAATAATCCAATAAGCAACCAAGAGATTGTGTTTTCTTCTGACTTAGGTACTCCGGGTTATGGAGCTCCATACAATTTTCAGACATCTTATACCGGTTTGACAGATCAAGACGGTTTTTTATCACAGGATTATCAATTTGAATATTACGAATGCCCACCTTCCGTCCCCCCTCCAGGAATTAAAACTCCAACCATAAATGCACAAATTCTTGGAACTCAAACTCAGAATAATGTAACGGTTATTTTAAGTAATTACCATTAA
- a CDS encoding ATPase, T2SS/T4P/T4SS family gives MSFNPQFARLGEILVHNEVVSEKQVKEALIKQNKYGLKIGETLIKLGYVKENELLKALSQQLEYEIVQEEDLLDLESDTVKLIPEPFAVENRVIAISQKNGSIIVAMTDPENIVLQDNLKKILGGKAVIPILIGERTITDALERHYKSIRTTSQMEAAVSDFSFVAIDDDENEITIEAKDKEDAPAVKILNLIITEAIKSGATDIHIEPLTQRTRVRFRVDGALREVLSPPIGLHPSIISLVKVMSKLNIAERRLPQDGHISLRTSIKSVDVRVSITPTVLGEKVVMRLLDKGEFGFTLNTLGFLEDNFKIFKRMIARPYGIMVVSGPTGSGKSTTLHAALKTIKDIETNIVTVEDPVEYRLDGISQIEANPKIGLTFSNALRSVLRQDPDIVLIGEIRDEETADIAIKFSLTGHLVFTTLHANDAPSTITRLIDIGIPAYLVASSLNLVMAQRLMRKICPKCKTDYQPTEKELFTAGISREDAKEINFKIGTGCVHCDNTGYSGRTGIFEILEITAEIRRLIFEGAHQDMIRDTAIKNGMALLHETALHKMKQGITSIQEVNKVTVSGI, from the coding sequence ATGTCATTTAATCCCCAATTTGCTCGTCTTGGTGAAATCTTAGTTCACAATGAAGTTGTATCTGAAAAACAAGTAAAAGAAGCATTAATAAAGCAGAATAAATATGGGCTCAAAATAGGTGAAACCCTAATAAAATTGGGCTATGTTAAAGAGAATGAACTGTTGAAAGCCCTAAGTCAACAGCTCGAATATGAAATTGTTCAGGAAGAAGATCTGCTGGATCTCGAATCTGATACGGTAAAATTGATCCCCGAGCCATTTGCCGTGGAAAACAGAGTGATTGCAATTAGCCAAAAAAACGGTTCGATTATCGTGGCAATGACTGATCCGGAAAATATTGTTCTGCAAGATAACCTGAAAAAAATTCTCGGCGGAAAAGCTGTAATCCCAATCTTAATTGGAGAAAGAACGATAACTGATGCTCTTGAACGTCATTATAAAAGCATCAGAACTACCTCCCAGATGGAAGCTGCTGTTAGCGATTTTTCTTTTGTGGCTATTGATGATGACGAGAATGAAATTACGATTGAAGCAAAAGATAAAGAGGATGCTCCGGCTGTAAAAATTCTTAATCTCATTATTACAGAAGCAATAAAATCCGGAGCAACAGATATTCATATCGAACCGCTTACGCAAAGAACAAGAGTTCGATTCCGTGTTGATGGTGCTTTGCGTGAAGTTTTGTCTCCACCGATTGGATTACATCCGAGCATTATCTCACTTGTGAAAGTTATGTCAAAATTAAATATCGCAGAACGACGATTACCTCAAGATGGTCACATTTCCCTTCGCACATCAATCAAAAGCGTTGATGTCCGTGTTTCTATTACTCCGACGGTTCTCGGTGAAAAAGTTGTGATGAGATTACTCGATAAGGGTGAATTTGGGTTTACATTGAACACTTTGGGTTTCCTTGAAGATAATTTCAAAATATTTAAGAGGATGATTGCAAGACCTTACGGAATTATGGTTGTATCAGGTCCTACCGGAAGCGGAAAATCAACCACTCTGCATGCAGCTTTGAAGACTATTAAGGATATTGAAACAAATATTGTAACAGTTGAAGACCCCGTTGAATATCGGCTTGACGGCATTTCACAAATCGAGGCAAATCCAAAAATTGGATTGACTTTTTCAAATGCGCTTCGCTCTGTGCTCAGGCAGGATCCGGATATAGTTCTTATTGGTGAGATTCGGGATGAAGAAACCGCAGATATTGCAATTAAATTTTCATTAACGGGGCATCTTGTCTTTACAACCTTGCATGCAAACGATGCTCCTTCAACAATTACCCGATTGATTGATATTGGTATCCCAGCCTATCTTGTTGCTTCTTCTTTGAATCTCGTCATGGCTCAGCGACTTATGAGAAAAATATGCCCGAAATGTAAAACTGATTATCAACCGACGGAAAAGGAATTGTTTACAGCTGGAATTTCTCGTGAAGATGCGAAAGAGATAAATTTTAAAATTGGGACCGGCTGTGTCCATTGTGATAATACAGGTTATTCAGGACGAACCGGAATTTTTGAGATATTGGAAATCACTGCGGAAATACGAAGGTTGATTTTTGAAGGAGCGCATCAGGATATGATTCGAGATACTGCCATTAAAAATGGGATGGCTCTGTTGCATGAAACAGCGTTGCACAAAATGAAACAAGGAATTACAAGTATTCAGGAAGTTAATAAAGTAACGGTTTCTGGTATATAG